Proteins encoded together in one Desulfosporosinus meridiei DSM 13257 window:
- a CDS encoding DUF6897 domain-containing protein gives MNTGSLLAIYMPLFILFFIIFPQQRAVQKAVLLKIRKRKGVVWMTNELIMKYIGKKCLVSTGTFGTNVKGIIIAANENWLEVETKKGNELINAEFIQSIKIV, from the coding sequence TTGAATACAGGGTCACTGCTTGCGATCTACATGCCGCTGTTTATTCTATTTTTTATTATTTTCCCTCAGCAACGTGCAGTTCAAAAAGCAGTATTATTAAAAATTAGAAAGAGGAAAGGTGTTGTTTGGATGACTAACGAACTTATTATGAAATATATCGGTAAGAAGTGTCTAGTATCCACTGGAACCTTTGGTACTAATGTAAAGGGTATTATAATAGCTGCCAACGAAAATTGGCTTGAAGTAGAGACAAAAAAGGGCAACGAACTAATCAATGCTGAGTTTATACAGAGTATAAAAATAGTTTGA
- a CDS encoding nitroreductase family protein, producing the protein MNERLFGTSITDIIKKRISVRTYMDRPLTPELKEKIRKFFPVLTGPFGGNLRFDLLESNILKESNLTLGTYGVIRGASTYLVAVIEKGSRDLEDFGYLLEKMILFATSLGLGTCWLGGTFKKSEFGKAIKQKNQEVLPCITPIGYPNSKKSLIDSAMRFTAGSKNRKEWNQLFFSGNFDQQLSKAEAGKYLIPLEMVRLAPSASNKQPWRIIKDNNKNHFFLKHTKGYSKFMAYDLQRVDMGIAMCHFELTAQEQGIKGKWEISDPGSISKPLDTDYVVSWVEEV; encoded by the coding sequence TTGAATGAACGTTTATTCGGAACATCAATTACAGATATAATAAAGAAGAGGATTTCTGTCCGAACATATATGGACCGACCATTGACACCTGAGTTAAAGGAAAAAATCCGAAAGTTTTTTCCGGTGTTGACTGGTCCTTTTGGAGGAAACTTGCGATTTGATTTACTTGAAAGTAATATTCTTAAGGAATCTAACCTAACGCTTGGGACTTATGGTGTGATACGAGGTGCTTCAACCTATCTAGTTGCCGTGATAGAGAAAGGTTCCAGAGATTTAGAGGATTTTGGATATTTATTAGAGAAAATGATTTTATTTGCTACGTCTTTGGGGCTGGGAACTTGTTGGCTTGGTGGTACTTTTAAAAAAAGTGAATTTGGTAAGGCAATTAAGCAAAAGAACCAAGAAGTATTACCATGCATTACACCAATTGGTTATCCTAATAGTAAAAAAAGTTTGATCGATTCTGCTATGAGATTTACCGCAGGATCAAAAAACAGAAAAGAATGGAATCAGCTCTTTTTTTCTGGAAATTTTGATCAACAACTTTCTAAAGCAGAGGCTGGAAAATACTTAATTCCTTTGGAAATGGTTCGGTTAGCTCCTTCAGCATCTAATAAGCAACCATGGCGAATTATAAAGGATAATAATAAGAATCATTTTTTCCTTAAGCATACTAAAGGTTACTCCAAATTTATGGCTTACGATTTGCAAAGAGTCGATATGGGAATTGCCATGTGCCATTTTGAACTTACTGCTCAAGAACAAGGTATTAAGGGAAAATGGGAAATTAGCGATCCGGGGAGTATTAGTAAACCCCTCGACACTGACTATGTGGTAAGTTGGGTTGAAGAGGTATAG